Sequence from the Vicia villosa cultivar HV-30 ecotype Madison, WI unplaced genomic scaffold, Vvil1.0 ctg.001445F_1_1, whole genome shotgun sequence genome:
AAAATTTCAGGCAGTTTGCATACATTACAAATTGTTTGATGCACTATCAATTCATATGCATATATTTAAAACAATAAGAATATCACCTTGAAACAGATCGAAAATAGTTTAAATATCAGTTGGAAAAACAGATTGCATACATTTAAAACAATCCCAATTCATAAGCATAAAGCACATATAAAAACAATCCtagaaaattccaaaaatattgaATTCACAAAGTTGAATACACTTACAGTTACATTGCCCTTGGTCTAAGATTATTCTCATGCTACTTTGACCTTGATCcatctgttcaaatcaaaacaacaatatTAGAAAAAATTTGGAAGCATAAATTGACCATATATACTACAACATTAAAAGTATAAATACATATTGCAACATTGAGACTACTGTCGTACAAGAAAATAAATTAAGGGAAAGTCTGTTTGAAAAAAGTTTGGATCACAAATTGTTTGACATTATGTAGATATATGTAATAACAATAAATACATCAACATAAACTATATATCACCTTACTTTTAGGCTCCATTGTGTTGCGGGGAGGGATGAGGAACCACCTTACTCTCACATGCTTCTTTGGGCGGTGTTATCCCAGGGTTCCCCTTTTTTGCCCTCACGCATGGAGGCACATTCACTTTAATTTGAGGCTTTATATGTAACATTTTATGGTGATCTTCTGCTCTCCACAAACAACCCCTACACGCCTGTTTGGGAGAGGTAGTTCATGCATAGATACAAAGTAGATAAAGCGGCTCCTAGTCGATTAAAGGTTGGTCGCCTAGTGATCATATTATGTAAAGAAGGGGCGTCAATGACTAAGTACTTAACCTTTATTTCCTAGGCGTAGTCTTGTTCGTCGAACTTGATCCTTTAACGAGAGTAGTCCAGTCCCCTTGTCACATAATAGCTTttcactataatcagaacctgattacaaCTTGCTTAGACACACCAGTCCAAGAGTTCCTGCTCAATCACACCTGAAATGACTTCCTTGCCTAAACACACCCGTTCAGGGCTTCTTTGCTCTATCAAACTTGAAAGAGACTTTCTTGCTCAAACACACTATTTGAGAATTTTACAAATTCTAAACAAACTATTTAGGATTACAACAAGATGTACCTGATACACAATCAGAGGTACAAAGAATACAACACAATCAAGGACCTTGTTACTTGAGATTTTTAAGATATACAAGTGTAAAAAAATCTCAAGTCTATGTGCAATACAACAATTATGTACAAAAGCTTAGAGAGCGAAATAGTTCTTGTTATATCTTGTTGTATGTATTCTTGTTACTTATTTTTAATCTTTAGCTCCTTATATAGAGGGAAcaaaagagatgttggaagttcaCTTGCACAAGTATCTTTGCTGAAAAAAGACGTTAGAAGCTTGCTTGCACAAGTATCTTTGCTGAAGAAGCGGTTTCCAAAAGAAAGACATTGGAGTAGGTACAATTaggatttttatcttttaaataatatattggaGTAGGTACGATTAGGCATGCTGGAGTAGACTGAAGAAATTATATCACACAGCCTTGAACCTTGCGGTAAAAATCTCTAGTTGGCTTTTTCCATAATTCTGGCAGTTGATAAGATGAAGATGCTTTAGCATAAAGTACGAACCAAAAGGCGTTGTACTATGTTTCTATCTAATAAGAGACTGAGTCAATATGGCGTTGAGGTTctatttgaatattagattatgATCCATTAGAATCTAAATTATATGCTCTTCTTTACAAGCCATTTAACTGGGTCAGAACCTAGTTAATTACTAGCTTAATGATCCTTCAAACTTAAACAAATGTTAGTATACCCTATTGTTCTTTAAGtagtttgttatcatcaaaacccaaGGAGTATGAACATATTTTGTTTCAATAGGTCCCAACGTTGttgttcattatcatcatcagcTAGTGAAGACTTTCATAACAAGAAAAAGCCATGTGATTTGAGGTTAGGTCAAGGCGGATTCTTGGAGTTTATTTTTAAGCACTTTAACAAGGGATAAAAGTGCTTGTGACCACTAAATTGTCATTGAGTTTCTAGGGTAAGGCTAAAGCACCTTAGCTAAGTGGTAGATGCTCATTTTATGAATAAACTTCCAAATACTTGCGGAGGTTTAAAGTAGGAAGAATTTAGCCTACTCTATTTTGAAGGTCagaaatttttttcttattgatCAAATCAAGCCAATTCATCTTGATGGTAAAGTTATGGATTGTATCTTCAAAGATTATCTAGGAGGTAGGAATGGTTATAAGCTATTAGGAGTGGAACCTGGAGGATCGATGTTTTCAATCACAAATGTATTGCTTTAGGTGAGTCATGTCACAATAAGAAGAGTAAAAACTCAAAGATGAAGCTTTTAGAAACTATGGCGGAGAAGACTCATTTTGAGGTGAAAGTTCCTATTATGGATATTAGTAATTGTGAGGGAACGATTACATATGCCTCTGATTATTAATTGACTCATAATAAGGTAAGGATGGAGATTGTACCATCTCAAAAATATGATTATGCAGACCTTGGGTGTTATATTTTGAATGTGGTTATAGAGTTGCAAAACTCATAAACATGGATCTTTAAGGACGCATCTAAAAGCAGGTGGAGTCAAAAATGGTTGAAGAATCTTAATTGAGGTCTCATTAGACTTTTGAAATAGAAAAATATGGTTGAGAACAAGTGGAAAGATAAAGGTTCAAGCAAAACTTGAAAGTGATAAAATTTATTCAATAGATTTTAAATTGGCAGAGAGCTGCAAGGTGTTTGATGAGTAAATTGACATTACCACAGTTTCAAGTAATAGTAGAGAATGTTGAAGTATGTCTTAAAACCTTAAGTGATAAAgagagaaaatatattttgagattgCAGAAATCACATTCATCTTAGAAGTCGACGAAGATGGCATGGCCGCGAAAGAGGTTGTCAGCAAAACTGGCGTGGTGGCTCTGAGTGAGGTTATAGGCGGAGCTCACAAGGCGACGCAAAGTGAATCCGACAACGGAGCTGGTGCGATAGTGCAAAATGAGGTTGGTAGTGGAGCTGGTGTGGTGGAATGCTGGTGGCAATGACGCGTTAGTGGGCCTGGGTCCGACGTGTAGTTTTGTTCGTCGGAGCTAGGGTTTGATTTTCTCGGTTTGTGTGTATAGAGCTTTGTTGCTTTAGTTAGTGGATCTGTTTGTTTATGAGTTatgttttgaatttgttattgATCCGTTGGATTTCAACGGTTATAAATGTGTATCTTTTGCATACTAGCCATCATAACCTTCAAAATTTATTGTTGAAGACATAAAGAATGGTTTGAAAATCCTATTGGTAACCTTATAGAAGCAAGGGTAAATTCCtaagattgtgttcttggaatTTTGGAAATCTTTGAAAATATTTAAGGGTATTTAGAAACACTTTTAAACACTGAGTTTGTGAGATTAATATATAGAGAGTTGGAGAGAATGAAAAACAATTAGgagtagaaaatatattttgttattgagAACCTTGGTAGTATATATTTTCttataactcatttgtaatcttttGTAACAGCCATTGAAAGTATAATAAATTGAAAAGCTATTCTCTTATAGAGTAGGTCGTTTGATCGAATTGGATAAACACATATTATTGTGTTTATTGTCCTTACATTATCTTATTCAAAATCATCGTCTTATTGTAAAGAGAATTATTTTTGGTGAAGATCATTTATTGTGGTTCTTTGTCTCCACACATCAAATTTTTTGGTATAATTAAACTTTGAATAattattctattattctattaTTTCACAACAACATACCTTTATACCTTTTTGACTAATATTCTAGTATAGTAGAAGAATATAGAAACAAAGCTTTTTTTGCACATGCACATTTTTCAGTGGTGACATAATTGGAAAAATATGTTAAAAGAGAGTTATATTCCCATACATAATCTACCTTTTTAATCAAATTGTTAGCATATAAATTTTGATAGGAggctttaaaattttaaacaataTGAAAAAATACCTTGAAAATGTGTATAAACTAATATGTttcaacattatttttttaaaattatatttgagaAACAAATGTAATTAAAACTTTTCAATTTCCAATATTATTTAACTTCCCTATATGAGCCTAACCATAAGATCTTTTGTGCACTATAAAACCACACACTCATCTCTCACACTCCTCAACCTCAAACATCATAGCAACCAAAACACATTAGCAATAGCTATGGAAGGTTCTTTACAAACTAATGTAACTGAATCTCATTCCAATGTTGACCAACAAAACAAATCAATGTTATCATGGGATGAAATCATAGAAAAAAGTTTATCAAATTTTGGGTGGTTGGATTTCTTACAAGCTGTTCTTGTAGCAGCTTCAATGTTCTTTGATGCACAACAATCATTCATTAGCATTTACACTGATAATTACCCTAAATGGCACTGCACTGACACAACCACAAACTCATCatgttcttcatcttctgatATCTGTAAACTCCCAAGATCTTCTTGGTCTTGGGACACTCACCCTTCAAACACAATCATTTCTCACTGGAACCTTGAATGTGCTAGCACTTTCATCACTGGTTTACCTCAATCTTCTTTCTTCATTGGTTGTCTTCTTGGATCTTTCTTTCTTGCAGCATTAGCGGATTCATCTCTTGGTAGAAAAAACATGCTAATCCTTTCTTGTGTCTCAATGTCAATAACTTCCATGCTCATAATATTATCCACCAATGTTTGGATTTACTCCGCCTTGAAATTCATGATCGGCTTCTGGCGTTCGTCGATTGGTACATGTGCTCTTGTTTTGCTTACCGAAAAAGTTAACGTTGATTGGCGATTCCGAGTAGGAATTGTTGAGTATTTTATGTTTGCTATGGGGTACATGTCTTTACCTGGTTTGGCTTATATCAACCGAAACTCGTCATGGAAATCTCTTTACCGTTGGTCGTCAATCCCTGGGATTGTTTACTGTGTCATTGCTTATTTCTTCGTTACCGAATCACCTAGGTGGCTTGTTATGCAAGGTAACGAGAAAGAAATTTCGAAAATGCTTAAAATGGTATCATCACAAGAAACTAATAATACCGATAATTTTGCTTCGAGTTTACCAAAACCACCCAGAAAAGAAAAAGCTTCAATATTTCAACTTTACTCATCAATAGGTGAGTTGTTTCATAAAAGATGGGCTCTTAAGAGAATCATAGCTGTTATGATTATTGGAACTGGTATTGGAATGGTTTACTATGGTATGCCACTAACTGTTGGAAATTTGGGATTCAACATTTATTTGACTGGAGTTATTAGTGCTTCCATGGAAATACCTACATGTGTAGCAATATATCTCTTGGAAAACTGTCAAAGAAAAGCTTCGGTTCTTGTTTTCTCGATCTTAAGTGGGGTTTGTTCAGTGATGTGTGTTGTTCTTGAGCATAGAGTAGCAACAGGTAAAGTGGTGTTGGCAATGGTTGCATTCTTTGGTGCTTGTACAGCTTATGATCTGTTTCTGATATACGTTATAGAGCTGTTTCCGACGCGCGTTAGAAACACGGCAACATCGTTGGTGAGACAGTCTGTGGTGTTTGGTTGCATATTCTGTCCGTTTTTGGTATCTGCCGGAAGGAAGAACAATATATTCTCATATGGAGTGTTTGGAGTTGTGATAATGTTATCCACTATTACATTGTTGTATCTGCCAGAAACTATAGGGATTATTCTTTGTGATACTATGGAACAACAAGAGAAGAAAGAAATAGTTCTATGTGATGCCATGAATCAACGTGAGATAACAGCGGATAATAGTTCTGTGTAAGACGCATAGTGCTCAAATAATGTACCAAGTGATGGATGAATTTTATAAGGTTCTCTAGATGAGAATGGAGTCATTACTGGAGCTGGCTTTCTTCCATATAATGTTTTTTCTCCTGAAAACCTTATTGTAGTACCTAACTTCAATTTAGAGTCCCTGCAATTAAAAGTATAATGTTCATAGTTAGAGACTTAAATTTCTAACATGTCAACAAATATAACAACTTTAAAAGAGTATGTGTAAACTTTATCTTAAAGTATTGTGTAGACTTTAAAAGGATGCAAGACtttttttcactattttgttATCAAATAAACTTAATTTTCCTTTTTCTAATCCCTCATGTAATATTTTAGCTCCTGGAATAAACATCTCAGTGAGTTTCTTCAAATACCCAATAGTaccatatgaaatttgtggattGACAAAGTTCAACCAGCGGACAAACGCGTCTGTGTCTGACTATTTCACGTGATGTTTCATCCAACATTGATAACCATTGAAGCAATATCGCATCCTTTTCTCTACCTACAACACTTCCTGATTCAAAAGCCTTATAATAGGCAGAAGAACAACTTCGAAAACTAGCCAATCCTCGCAGCTATGTataacaaaatttgaaaatctacaAATATCTCAATAACACAAATTCATCAACACCAAAGCCTACAATATCTcaataacacaacaacaacataaccCCATCAACATAAAGAACAACCATATATATCTCAATATGAAAACTTACAATATCTCAAttactcaacaacaacaatataaacaaatatatatatatatatatatatatatatatatatatatatatatatatatatatatatatatatatatatatatatatatatatatatatatatatatatataatattttactgTTACATGTTTTTCGTACcaagaacatgatgaataactcaaATATCTAAATCGTGTGAGTTTCATACTTCTTGCGTGATTCCTTCTTACTTCTTTGTCGGGCATCTGTTCAaaatgtatgttgcagtcgacacaACTTCACCCCAAAActctttaggtaaatgcttgccttttaacatacttctcaccatgtTCATGATGGTTATATTATTCCTTTGTACAACTACATTCTGTTGTGGAGTATAGGGTgacaccacctcatgcacaattcttttttttttcgcaTAATGTGTCGAaatctttcgacacatattctccaccaccatcaatCCTCAATATCTTGAGCTTTcaaccactttgtctttcgaagATAGATTTAAACTTGGAAAATACCtcaatcacttcacttttcttcttaatTAGGTGAGTCCACagttttcgactgaaatcatTTATGGATGTGACAAAGTATCTATTTCCTCTATTTTAATCCACCTGGATAGGACCATacacatcagagtatatgacttCAAGAATTGCCTTTAACCTGCTTCCTATATCCTTACTAAAGTTGCTCTTGTGTTGCTGTTTCTACACACACTTCATTAGGAATGTCGATTTATGGTAACCCTGAAACTTTATCTTCTCTTCAGATCTTTGATGTCTTTAAAGTTGATATTTCCACGTCGATAGTGTCATATCCATTCATCCCTGCTAGCTACAGTCACAAGGAATTTGTGCTCCATCATAATAAGTTCAATCTCGAAGGTTCTATTATGAGACAtatgagccttcaagattaaccttccacttgagtcgacaactctcatcattttttctttgatcGACACCTTGTAGTTCTTTTTTATCAACTGTCTTATACTTAAAATATTAGTATTCATGCTAGGTATGTGCAATACATTTCAAATACTGACCTTTTGTCATCTTTCCTCACAGTCAGAATATCATTAGtattttcatttgcaaatttcataATGTTCTTCATCGAGGactttatgttgacaaaccaatgtTTCCTTCCaaacatgtgtgatgagcatcctgaatccaagcaccattgatcatcatcatcatcatcatcatcatcatctctacttcttcatgttttgcaaactttgcatcactttcttgattcttATGTTTTTCTAGACAATAACTAGAGTAGTGACCATACTTGTGAAAATGGAAACACTGAATGTGACATTTATTAGATTTCCAACCACCACCTATTCCCTTACATGCAGAAGCACCTCTTTAGTTGTTTTGGTATTAGGGCTTTATCTAATTCGACCATCTTCCTTCTTGCTGATTTGGACCAGTCAAATTGTTGTAGCCTCCTTTACCTTTATTGTCATTCCAACttacttttccttttcttttcttttggtgACTGAGCCTGCAAAGCAATATCACTTTTTGACTTGCATGCAactctttcagccattctttgttcatgagactCAAGTGTCCCTTAAAGCTCTTCCTTTTTCACTGCTGACAAATCTTTCGAATCTTCTATGGTGACTGCCACATGGTTAAAATTTGGAGCCAATGACCTCAAGATTTTTACGACAACAAATCTTGTTGTCAACACTTCTCCACataccttgatttgattcaccagtTTTGCAACCCTAGTGATGAAATCTGTTATGCTTTCACTTTCTTCATatgttcttttgtgagtttgtaacctcgccTTTTTAACCTTTTATGTGCATCCAAATAATTTTTCCAGAATTTCCCATGCTTTTTTCGCTGATTCAACATCACTCAGCTATTCAAAATTATCTGGATTAACatattgatgaattataaagagttttataattcttcttcctcttcaattctttatgtgcAGCCTTTTCTTCATTTGCCGCGTCTTCTACAAACAGTGTTACTCCTTCcttcacaagatcccaaagatcttgataaCAAAAAATCACATTTATCTGCTTTCACTAAATCTCATAATTTCGACCCTTCAGAATCCGAAGACTCACCAGAAAATGTCCTTTTGGATGATTCATCGCCATCGTGTTTTGCTTCCCACTAATCACTCAACTAGTTCTCTAGATACTAGATGTTGGAATTAAACCCAAAACTTTAAGTAATTCcgaatcaatcttgatgaacaagattcaaCCACACTGATCAAAACTCCTTGTTCTTCAATGTTCACTTGAGAGAATCAACCAACCTGGTTACAAGATGATTATCTCTACACAATGACAATGAAAAAAACTTGGACAAAAGGATTAGGATTTGATCAAAAGGAAGAAGAATAATTTGTGAATTCTGCAGAGTAAACTCTATGTTCTTTATCATGAAAACTGCAATATTATTCACACTTATACAATAACAGGGGTTTCTACCTATTTATATATTTTGGTTTACTTGCTCCCTAAATCAAAACCCAAAAATCCTGTCAAGCATCCTGCTTCGATGTTTCAACAATACTAGGTGTTTCGATAGCAACATGCTTTGACATCATGAATTACATTTTCAACACTTATTTGACAATATAAGGAAtcacatataaaatattttacatgatATACCAactatttttaaagaaaattttaacACCCAAGGGCAAGAAAACATACAAcaatttaacaaaattaaatttccCCTAAATAGGATGAATAAATcatatttgaaagataatttgtttatcatcaataatataattttataaaataacttgTTTTAAGCATGCTCACTACCAAATTTTATAAGTCTAACATAGCCCAGAtgaattttgtaagggattatatatgatattttttgggttaagtatgtttttggtcctcTAAATATAgagatttttaattttaatccctctaaatattttctttaaagaatggtcctcttaaaaattttagttctaacttttggtccctcatggCATAATCGTAGCTAAAATGGTATCTAATTCCGTCGTTAAATTAAAAACCGTCGCTAAAACCGCCGCTAAAATCGTCGCTAATTTGTAAAAACCGTCGCTAAATTGCAAGAGGGACcaaaacttaaaattaaaatttttaggaggacaattctttgaagaaaatgtttAGAGGGACTACAGTTTAAAACCactatatttagagggaccaaaaacttatttaaccctatttttttcAATGATTAATTTAAGCTTTTCCATTTTTATGAGGGATAAAAATAGGTGTCAATTTGATTCCTTAAAATTCAAAAAtgtaaattttgatattttatgaatatttaact
This genomic interval carries:
- the LOC131635212 gene encoding organic cation/carnitine transporter 2-like; this encodes MEGSLQTNVTESHSNVDQQNKSMLSWDEIIEKSLSNFGWLDFLQAVLVAASMFFDAQQSFISIYTDNYPKWHCTDTTTNSSCSSSSDICKLPRSSWSWDTHPSNTIISHWNLECASTFITGLPQSSFFIGCLLGSFFLAALADSSLGRKNMLILSCVSMSITSMLIILSTNVWIYSALKFMIGFWRSSIGTCALVLLTEKVNVDWRFRVGIVEYFMFAMGYMSLPGLAYINRNSSWKSLYRWSSIPGIVYCVIAYFFVTESPRWLVMQGNEKEISKMLKMVSSQETNNTDNFASSLPKPPRKEKASIFQLYSSIGELFHKRWALKRIIAVMIIGTGIGMVYYGMPLTVGNLGFNIYLTGVISASMEIPTCVAIYLLENCQRKASVLVFSILSGVCSVMCVVLEHRVATGKVVLAMVAFFGACTAYDLFLIYVIELFPTRVRNTATSLVRQSVVFGCIFCPFLVSAGRKNNIFSYGVFGVVIMLSTITLLYLPETIGIILCDTMEQQEKKEIVLCDAMNQREITADNSSV